The following coding sequences are from one Geodermatophilus normandii window:
- a CDS encoding helix-turn-helix transcriptional regulator produces MESGGQAGTVRAEDVRTRDRVTALLLEHGPQTASELAGRLGVSPAAVRRHLDALEAQGRVEERTTAGAQRGRGRPARHFHLTDAGRSGFAHAYDDLALTALRYVAASGGPDAVRAVAQAQLAGLEQRASDAVARTTGAPVERARALAEALTAEGYAASASAIASGGQLCQHHCPVAHVAAEFPQLCEAETAVIGRLVGTHVQRLATIAHGDGVCTTHIPGPAHAAPGHPRPRPEAHPERARGEGDEVLPHIRVGNRTPPARPVPGERAARVPRTAPSTSTTPTNDRERTPA; encoded by the coding sequence GTGGAAAGCGGCGGGCAGGCGGGGACGGTGCGGGCCGAGGACGTCCGCACCCGTGACCGCGTGACCGCGCTGCTGCTCGAGCACGGCCCGCAGACCGCCAGCGAGCTGGCCGGGCGGCTGGGCGTCAGCCCCGCCGCCGTCCGCCGCCACCTCGACGCCCTCGAGGCGCAGGGGCGGGTCGAGGAGCGCACCACCGCGGGCGCCCAGCGGGGGAGGGGCCGGCCCGCCCGGCACTTCCACCTCACCGACGCCGGCCGCTCCGGCTTCGCCCACGCCTACGACGACCTGGCGCTCACCGCGCTGCGCTACGTCGCGGCCTCCGGCGGTCCCGACGCCGTCCGCGCCGTCGCCCAGGCACAGCTGGCGGGTCTGGAGCAGCGGGCGTCCGACGCCGTCGCCCGGACCACCGGCGCGCCGGTCGAGCGGGCCCGGGCGCTGGCCGAGGCGCTCACGGCCGAGGGTTACGCTGCCTCGGCCTCCGCGATCGCCAGTGGCGGGCAGCTGTGCCAGCACCACTGCCCCGTCGCGCACGTGGCGGCGGAGTTCCCGCAGCTGTGCGAGGCCGAGACGGCGGTGATCGGCCGGCTGGTGGGTACGCACGTGCAGCGGCTGGCGACGATCGCCCACGGCGACGGCGTCTGCACCACCCACATCCCGGGGCCGGCGCACGCCGCTCCTGGGCACCCGCGGCCTCGTCCGGAGGCTCACCCCGAGCGTGCGAGGGGTGAGGGGGACGAGGTCCTTCCTCACATCCGTGTGGGGAACAGAACTCCCCCCGCACGCCCTGTACCAGGTGAGCGAGCAGCGCGGGTCCCGCGCACCGCACCGTCCACCAGCACCACCCCCACGAACGACCGGGAGAGGACGCCCGCATGA
- a CDS encoding ATP-dependent Clp protease ATP-binding subunit, which yields MTSPFFPGSYGSPFDDFFARYLGGEQRVPRQRVDITQFLSQQARELVNAAARQAVGAGSADLDTEHLLWAMTGDESTRAFLSRTGLDPERLRSGLEEQMRRGEPLDEAPSLTPAAKRALLDAHRVSRALGSTYIGPEHLLFALALNPDSPGGRILREQGVTPEALQQAAAGGGAPGGGRPGGAGQQSNTPTLDEFGRDLTAMARNGQIDPVIGREQEIEQTVEVLSRRRKNNPVLIGEAGVGKTAIVEGIAAQIVEGDVPETLRGRRLIELDLTGLVAGTRYRGDFEERLGKVMDEIREHSDEVIVFIDELHTVVGAGASEGSGGAGNMLKPALARGELHVIGATTLDEYRRNIEKDAALERRFQPILVSEPSVEDTVQILCGLRDRYEAHHQVRFTDDAVRAAVELSDRYVPDRHLPDKAIDLIDQAGARVRRRVKTPPTDLRGLEQEVDRLQREKDQAVAAEQYERASELRDQLAAAQQRLEEARGGGGQPGVPEVGVEDIAEVVSRLTGVPVAQLTQEEVQRLLQLEERLHERVVGQDDAVRVVSEAIRRSRVGLGDPDRPIGSFLFLGPTGVGKTELARALAEALFGDSDRMIRLDMSEFQERHTVSRLVGSPPGYVGYEDAGQLTEAVRRRPYSVVLLDEIEKAHPDVFNTLLQVLDDGRLTDSQGRTVDFTNTVLIMTSNLGSELIQGRNAPLGFGTGDAAAADAGLRDRLMRRLRDSFRPEFLNRIDEIVVFQQLESEQLQQITRLLLDETRRRLAAQDIAVTFTDEAVAWIADRGFEPQFGARPLRRAIQREVDNPLARLLLDGRVGAGRHVVVDVRDGALDLTVEDAAEALAGQA from the coding sequence ATGACCAGCCCCTTCTTCCCGGGCTCCTACGGCAGCCCGTTCGACGACTTCTTCGCCCGCTACCTGGGCGGCGAGCAGCGCGTGCCGCGGCAGCGCGTGGACATCACCCAGTTCCTGAGCCAGCAGGCCCGCGAGCTGGTCAACGCCGCGGCCCGCCAGGCCGTGGGCGCCGGCAGCGCCGACCTCGACACCGAGCACCTGCTCTGGGCGATGACCGGCGACGAGTCGACCCGGGCCTTCCTGTCCCGCACCGGGCTCGACCCCGAGCGGCTGCGCTCGGGGCTCGAGGAGCAGATGCGGCGCGGTGAGCCGCTCGACGAGGCGCCGTCGCTGACCCCCGCCGCCAAGCGGGCGCTGCTCGACGCCCACCGGGTCTCGCGCGCCCTCGGCTCCACCTACATCGGCCCCGAGCACCTGCTGTTCGCGCTCGCCCTCAACCCCGACTCACCCGGCGGCCGCATCCTGCGCGAGCAGGGCGTCACCCCGGAGGCGCTGCAGCAGGCGGCGGCCGGCGGCGGCGCGCCCGGTGGTGGGCGTCCCGGCGGCGCCGGGCAGCAGTCGAACACCCCGACGCTCGACGAGTTCGGCCGCGACCTCACCGCGATGGCCCGCAACGGCCAGATCGACCCGGTGATCGGCCGCGAGCAGGAGATCGAGCAGACCGTCGAGGTCCTCTCGCGCCGCCGCAAGAACAACCCGGTGCTCATCGGCGAGGCCGGCGTCGGCAAGACCGCCATCGTCGAGGGCATCGCCGCGCAGATCGTCGAGGGCGACGTCCCGGAGACGCTGCGCGGGCGGCGCCTGATCGAGCTCGACCTCACCGGCCTGGTGGCCGGCACCCGGTACCGCGGCGACTTCGAGGAGCGGCTCGGCAAGGTCATGGACGAGATCCGCGAGCACTCCGACGAGGTGATCGTCTTCATCGACGAGCTGCACACCGTGGTCGGCGCGGGCGCGTCCGAGGGCTCCGGCGGCGCGGGCAACATGCTCAAGCCGGCCCTGGCCCGCGGCGAGCTGCACGTCATCGGCGCGACGACGCTCGACGAGTACCGCCGCAACATCGAGAAGGACGCGGCGCTGGAGCGCCGGTTCCAGCCGATCCTGGTGTCCGAGCCCAGCGTGGAGGACACCGTGCAGATCCTCTGCGGCCTGCGCGACCGCTACGAGGCCCACCACCAGGTGCGCTTCACCGACGACGCGGTGCGTGCCGCCGTCGAGCTGTCCGACCGCTACGTCCCCGACCGGCACCTGCCGGACAAGGCGATCGACCTGATCGACCAGGCCGGCGCGCGCGTGCGCCGGCGGGTGAAGACGCCGCCGACGGACCTGCGCGGCCTCGAGCAGGAGGTCGACCGGCTGCAGCGGGAGAAGGACCAGGCCGTGGCCGCCGAGCAGTACGAGCGCGCCTCGGAGCTGCGCGACCAGCTCGCCGCCGCGCAGCAGCGGCTCGAGGAGGCGCGCGGTGGCGGCGGCCAGCCGGGGGTGCCGGAGGTCGGCGTCGAGGACATCGCCGAGGTGGTGTCCCGGCTGACCGGTGTCCCGGTGGCCCAGCTGACGCAGGAGGAGGTGCAGCGCCTGCTGCAGCTCGAGGAGCGCCTGCACGAGCGCGTGGTCGGGCAGGACGACGCCGTCCGGGTGGTCTCCGAGGCGATCCGCCGGTCCCGCGTGGGCCTGGGTGACCCCGACCGGCCGATCGGCAGCTTCCTGTTCCTCGGCCCCACCGGCGTCGGCAAGACCGAGCTGGCCCGGGCGCTGGCCGAGGCGCTGTTCGGCGACTCCGACCGGATGATCCGGCTGGACATGAGCGAGTTCCAGGAGCGGCACACCGTCAGCCGCCTGGTCGGCTCCCCGCCCGGGTACGTCGGCTACGAGGACGCCGGCCAGCTGACCGAGGCGGTCCGCCGCCGGCCCTACTCGGTCGTGCTGCTCGACGAGATCGAGAAGGCGCACCCCGACGTCTTCAACACCCTGCTGCAGGTGCTCGACGACGGCCGGCTCACCGACTCGCAGGGTCGCACGGTCGACTTCACGAACACCGTGCTGATCATGACCAGCAACCTGGGGTCGGAGCTGATCCAGGGCCGCAACGCCCCGCTCGGCTTCGGCACCGGGGACGCCGCCGCGGCCGACGCCGGCCTGCGCGACCGGCTGATGCGGCGGCTGCGCGACTCGTTCCGGCCCGAGTTCCTCAACCGGATCGACGAGATCGTGGTCTTCCAGCAGCTGGAGAGCGAGCAGCTGCAGCAGATCACCCGGCTGCTGCTCGACGAGACCCGCCGGCGGCTCGCGGCCCAGGACATCGCGGTGACCTTCACCGACGAGGCCGTCGCCTGGATCGCCGACCGGGGCTTCGAGCCGCAGTTCGGTGCCCGCCCGCTGCGCCGGGCGATCCAGCGGGAGGTCGACAACCCGCTGGCCCGGCTGCTGCTCGACGGCCGCGTCGGGGCCGGCCGGCACGTCGTCGTCGACGTCCGGGACGGCGCGCTCGACCTCACCGTCGAGGACGCCGCGGAGGCGCTGGCCGGGCAGGCCTGA